The following are from one region of the Aspergillus chevalieri M1 DNA, chromosome 1, nearly complete sequence genome:
- the CHO1 gene encoding CDP-diacylglycerol-serine O-phosphatidyltransferase (BUSCO:EOG09263MR4;~COG:I;~EggNog:ENOG410PKTK;~InterPro:IPR016271,IPR000462,IPR043130,IPR004533;~PFAM:PF01066;~TransMembrane:6 (i48-68o80-97i118-137o143-165i177-197o217-235i);~go_component: GO:0016020 - membrane [Evidence IEA];~go_function: GO:0016780 - phosphotransferase activity, for other substituted phosphate groups [Evidence IEA];~go_process: GO:0008654 - phospholipid biosynthetic process [Evidence IEA]) has protein sequence MSRRTTAMSSSNSSNSGKPASGDGGQEKQKMLLSAETGHFSMIRALHLADLVTELNGFCGVMSVFSSMRYCLGEPTDYGNIWAALAFMPFGLFFDFMDGKIARWRKKSSLMGQELDSLADLISFGLAPAAAAFALGARTPADHLFLTFFVLCGLTRLARFNVTVAVLPKDKTGKSKYFEGTPIPTTLSIASLMAYWVSQGWILDDLPLGVVAQGTPFEFHPIVLLFVLHGCLMVSKTIHIPKP, from the exons ATGTCTCGCAGAACAACAGCCATGTCGTCGAGCAATTCTTCGAATAGCGGTAAACCGGCCTCGGGTGATGGTG GCCAGGAAAAGCAGAAGATGCTGCTGTCAGCAGAAACAGGTCATTTTAGCATGATCAG GGCCCTGCATCTCGCTGATTTGGTCACTGAGCTCAATG GCTTCTGCGGAG TCATGTCTGTTTTCTCGTCCATGCGATACTGTTTAGGAGAGCCGACTGATTACGGCAACATTTGGGCCGCTCTTGCTTTCATGCCTTTTGGATTGTTTTTTGACTTCATGGATGGAAAAATTGCAAGGTGGAGGAAGAAGTCGTCTTTGATGGGACAAGAACTTGACTCGTTGGCGGATCTG ATCTCCTTCGGCCTCGCACCCGCTGCCGCGGCATTCGCACTCGGAGCTCGCACACCGGCCGACCACTTGTTCCTGACTTTCTTTGTACTTTGCGGGCTGACACGCTTGGCCCGTTTCAACGTGACCGTCGCAGTACTGCCCAAGGATAAGACTGGCAAGTCGAAGTATTTCGAAGGCACACCGATCCCTACGACGCTGTCTATCGCTTCGCTTATGGCATACTGGGTTTCGCAAGGTTGGATTCTCGACGATCTTCCCTTGGGTGTTGTTGCGCAGGGCACGCCTTTCGAGTTCCATCCAATTGTGTTGCTCTTTGTCCTGCACGGTTGCTTGATGGTCAGTAAGACAATACATATCCCCAAGCCATAA
- a CDS encoding uncharacterized protein (COG:S;~EggNog:ENOG410Q2DH;~InterPro:IPR017853) — protein MKYRGVVYDVGLRFQDQGFSVEPFDSVLVEYDMRVIANDLHANAVRIEGEEVQRLTTAARAAHAMKLTVFFNPWKMNADVDETRAYFEEAAEAAEQLRNEGVDIVFVAGCEYTIFSKGVFPGDSFNERGAWFGAQLAGFTLENIPETVREKSTKLNEILRSFAEAIRAKFAGSLTYSAGTWEIVDWSIFDIVGIDHYRRGETEEQYVAGLQRHRSDKPLVVMEVGCCAYEGAAERGDAGFILLKGTNPDGSGMFEDDVVPTRSEREQADYLGTQLVLLANADVHAVFVYVFSFACMRMGEGAKDLDMMSYSLVKTFPDQNPRSRTMPPWAPKESFHRVANFFRDHAAATSGSL, from the coding sequence ATGAAGTATCGCGGAGTTGTCTACGATGTCGGACTAAGGTTCCAGGACCAAGGGTTCTCAGTCGAACCCTTCGATTCCGTCCTCGTGGAATACGACATGCGCGTAATCGCCAACGACTTGCACGCCAACGCTGTACGGATCGAAGGGGAGGAAGTCCAGCGACTGACAACTGCTGCACGTGCTGCTCATGCAATGAAACTCACGGTGTTCTTCAACCCGTGGAAGATGAATGCAGATGTCGACGAGACGCGCGCTTATTTCGAAGAGGCCGCAGAGGCGGCCGAACAGCTCAGAAACGAGGGCGTCGATATCGTATTCGTTGCTGGCTGCGAGTACACGATCTTCAGCAAAGGGGTCTTCCCTGGTGACTCGTTTAACGAGCGTGGAGCGTGGTTTGGCGCTCAGCTCGCAGGCTTCACGCTGGAAAATATCCCCGAGACCGTACGTGAGAAGTCGACAAAACTAAACGAAATCCTACGGTCTTTTGCTGAGGCAATCCGTGCCAAATTCGCCGGGTCCTTGACATACTCCGCTGGAACATGGGAAATCGTTGACTGGAGCATCTTCGACATCGTCGGCATCGACCACTACCGCCGAGGCGAGACAGAAGAACAATATGTCGCAGGCCTCCAACGCCATAGATCCGATAAGCCCCTGGTCGTAATGGAAGTCGGATGCTGTGCCTACGAAGGAGCAGCAGAACGCGGCGACGCCGGCTTCATACTCCTAAAAGGCACGAATCCAGACGGCAGCGGCATGTTCGAAGACGATGTCGTCCCGACCCGCAGCGAGCGGGAGCAGGCGGACTATTTGGGTACGCAGCTGGTTCTCCTCGCGAATGCGGATGTCCATGCTGTCTTCGTTTATGTCTTTTCATTCGCGTGCATGCGGATGGGTGAAGGGGCAAAGGACCTGGACATGATGTCTTATTCATTAGTCAAAACTTTCCCTGACCAGAACCCGAGGTCGAGAACCATGCCTCCCTGGGCGCCTAAGGAGTCGTTTCACCGGGTTGCTAACTTTTTCAGGGACCATGCTGCAGCTACATCAGGCTCTCTATAG
- a CDS encoding WSC domain-containing protein (COG:G,O;~EggNog:ENOG410PTCF;~InterPro:IPR002889;~PFAM:PF01822;~SECRETED:SignalP(1-25);~TransMembrane:1 (n9-20c25/26o173-197i)) yields MRFSTIRSAFLTSTLFFAASVPVMAADSSSKGCYSDATPLEDQGPYTFQSSGYCKTQCTKKNKAVYALYQGSNCLCGDEIPASSKKVSDDECNVSCNGYPSDKCGGDNAYAVYLTGESDNVKTYGSSSSTDSSSSTSTDGTVETSGGHTVVVTAASETGATGEKSKDSGPNTAAIAAGVVVGVVGFCALVGAAFFLWRFRKRKGMQNEYARNAHIDNFGKPKSTSSMSDSRFDGDFMAQRRQSNGSIDDDQDFSRRILKVTNPDRS; encoded by the exons ATGAGGTTCTCGACGATACGCTCCGCTTTCCTCACTTCGACGCTCTTCTTCGCTGCCAGTGTCCCTGTCATGGCAGCGGATTCGTCCTCCAAAGGTTGCTACAGTGATGCGACGCCGTTGGAGGATCAAGGACCTTATACCTTCCAGAGTTCAGGATACTGTAAAACACAGTGCACAAAGAAAAATAAGGCTGTGTATGCACTGTACCAAGGTTCGAACTGTTTATGTGGAGATGAAATCCCGGCATCGTCGAAGAAGGTTTCCGATGATGAGTGCAACGTCTCTTGCAACGGTTATCCTTCTGATAAGT GTGGTGGTGATAACGCCTATGCTGTTTATCTGACCGGCGAAAGTGATAATGTCAAGACATATGGATCGTCCAGCTCCACTGATAGTAGCTCATCGACTTCGACCGATGGTACTGTTGAGACCTCTGGAGGACACACCGTCGTGGTGACCGCTGCAAGCGAGACTGGTGCAACTGGTGAAAAATCGAAGGACTCGGGCCCCAACACAGCAGCCATTGCGGCAGGTGTCGTGGTAGGTGTCGTCGGATTCTGTGCCCTGGTGGGTGCAGCTTTCTTCCTCTGGCGCTTCCGGAAGCGCAAGGGTATGCAGAATGAATACGCCCGCAATGCCCACATTGACAACTTTGGCAAGCCCAAATCCACAAGTTCCATGTCGGACTCGAGGTTCGACGGTGACTTTATGGCTCAGAGGCGCCAGAGCAACGGCAGCATTGATGACGATCAAGACTTTTCGCGTCGGATTCTGAAG GTGACGAATCCCGACCGATCATAA